Proteins encoded in a region of the Fundulus heteroclitus isolate FHET01 chromosome 2, MU-UCD_Fhet_4.1, whole genome shotgun sequence genome:
- the ccdc77 gene encoding coiled-coil domain-containing protein 77: MGSPTKHATPRRVNIRSPGKEMDSPLPPIQERLAYLRPSRELLEFYRQKIAQYDGEHEELLRMLEKYKSITEDQHKLQYDIRQREGEIAELQNALSDMQVYLFQEREQSLRLYAENDRLKIRELEDRKKIQHLLALVGPDAGEITYFHQEPPHKVTITQRHPESGFDENLSLRPTKLRPALTKETSRKTKSGAFNGESLEQCKSDNQTLLLQVEALQAQMEEQTRLAKEQVEALLEDRRIKTEEAQAQRQRDQERIAALTEKLQRTQNLLHESTRDFLQLKFDSRAQEKGWMVEKDRLLRELDSCHNRLRKTGSSGAELGRSWQPSSSKSAPLLPRPQPELVQPHKEEIKALQDDLKQAHRLAEMYREQCVTMETELSQIREEGDVGREIFKERSEKMAKRLQLMTQRYEALEKRRAMEVEGFKADLKHLRQKLKDVEKQLLKVTLNIGPNQDLAILHEVRQTNSRTKKVQNELVALKAKIYGLENELRFS, from the exons ATGGGATCTCCAACAAAGCATGCAACCCCCCGCAG AGTCAACATTCGTTCCCCCGGTAAAGAGATGGACTCCCCACTTCCTCCCATCCAGGAGCGTCTTGCATACCTGCGTCCTTCCAGGGAGCTGCTGGAGTTTTACAGACAGAAGATCGCCCAGTATGACGGTGAACATGAAGAGCTGTTGCGAATGCTGGAGAAGTATAAAAGCATCACAGAGGACCAG CACAAACTACAGTATGACATTCGTCAGCGTGAAGGAGAGATTGCAGAGCTTCAAAATGCACTGAGTGACATGCAGGTCTACCTTTTCCAGGAGAGAGAGCAGTCTCTGCGACTTTACGCAGAAAATGACAGACTAAAGATCAG GGAGTTGGAGGACAGGAAAAAGATCCAACATCTTCTTGCTCTTGTTGGTCCTGATGCTGGAGAGATTACATATTTCCACCAAGAGCCTCCTCACAAG GTCACAATTACACAGAGGCACCCTGAGTCCGGGTTTGATGAAAATCTCAGTCTGAGGCCAACAAAGTTAAGACCAGCTTTGACTAAAG AGACTTCCAGGAAAACAAAATCGGGTGCTTTCAATGGTGAGAGCTTAGAACAGTGTAAGAGCGACAACCAGACATTGTTGTTGCAG GTGGAGGCACTGCAGGCTCAGATGGAGGAGCAGACGCGTCTGGCCAAAGAGCAGGTAGAAGCTCTCCTTGAGGATCGGAGGATCAAAACGGAGGAGGCCCAGGCACAACGACAAAGGGACCAGGAACGCATTGCTGCACTGACTGAAAA ACTCCAGCGGACTCAGAACCTGTTGCATGAAAGCACAAGAGACTTCTTACAGCTAAAATTTGACAGTCGGGCTCAAGAGAAAGGCTGGATGGTAGAAAAAGATCGGCTGCTGAGGGAGCTGGACTCCTGCCACAACCGACTGAGAAAGACCGGGTCCAGTGGGGCTGAACTGGGAAGATCATGGCAACCCAGCAGCAGCAAATCcgctcctcttcttcctcgACCCCAGCCAGAGCTGGTGCAGCCACATAAGGAAgagattaaa GCTCTGCAGGATGATCTGAAGCAAGCTCATAGGTTGGCAGAGATGTACAGAGAGCAGTGTGTCACTATGGAGACCGAACTATCCCAGATCAGAGAGGAAGGAGACGTCGGCAGAGAAATATTTAAG GAACGTTCAGAGAAAATGGCCAAGCGTCTCCAGCTAATGACTCAGCGCTACGAGGCTTTGGAGAAGAGGAGGGCCATGGAGGTGGAAGGCTTCAAGGCCGATCTGAAACATCTCCGACAGAAGCTCAAAGATGTAGAGAAACAGCTCCTCAAG GTCACGTTAAATATCGGGCCCAACCAGGACCTGGCCATTTTACATGAAGTACGGCAAACCAATtcaaggacaaaaaaagttCAGAATGAGCTGGTGGCTCTGAAAGCCAAAATTTACGGACTTGAGAATGAGCTGAGATTTAGCTAA
- the hdhd5 gene encoding haloacid dehalogenase-like hydrolase domain-containing 5 — protein sequence MQRLGCFKSCRQLLRSICEGAAKPASSPRSYSRGPSSFGLLFDIDGVLIRGRTPIPEAKQCFRNLVDRNGKYKVPVVFVTNAGNCMRQTKAEHLSHLLEVEVSPDQVMLSHSPLRMFTQFHKMCVLASGQGPVEEVAHNLGFEDVVTIDMLRDAYPVLDVVDHDRRPKDSIPPTKGLRPIDAIILFGEPIRWETNLQLIIDVLLTSGKPGKSWTATKYPHIPVLACNMDLLWMAEARNPRFGHGMFLVCLESLYKKITGYDLKYEALIGKPSVVTYNYAELLIRQQAETLGWKTPVKTLYAIGDNPMADIYGANLYNRYLQASRRTKAKVQAKSCGGGADPTAEAVDSKMTATEMGGAAYGSEEELPEGCSSILVCTGVYSRDQEELPSDPAQTVTEQRIFHGHRDFRFDPTLTQPSFVVQDVKEAVELVFQQEGWPLV from the exons ATGCAGAGACTGGGGTGTTTTAAAAGTTGCAGGCAGTTGCTCAGATCAATCTGCGAGGGAGCAGCTAAACCAGCGAGCAGCCCGAGAAGTTACAGCCGC GGTCCCAGCTCCTTTGGGCTCCTCTTTGACATAGATGGGGTCCTGATCCGAGGTAGGACCCCGATCCCAGAAGCCAAGCAGTGCTTCAGAAACCTGGTGGACCGCAATGGGAAGTACAAGGTACCCGTGGTGTTTGTGACAAACGCAGGGAACTGCATGAGGCAGACTAAAGCCGAGCATCTGTCTCATCTGCTGGAGGTGGAG GTGTCTCCAGACCAGGTGATGCTGTCCCACAGTCCTCTGCGAATGTTTACCCAGTTTCACAAAATGTGCGTTCTGGCCTCGGGCCAGGGACCTGTTGAGGAGGTGGCTCACAA CCTGGGCTTTGAGGATGTGGTTACCATAGATATGCTCAGAGATGCGTATCCAGTCCTGGATGTTGTTGACCACGACAGAAGACCCAAAGACTCA ATTCCACCCACTAAAGGCTTACGGCCAATAGATG CTATAATTTTATTTGGTGAGCCAATCAGATGGGAGACCAACCTCCAGCTCATCATTGATGTTCTGCTAACCAGTGGAAAACCGGGCAAATCATGGACCGCGACCAAGTATCCTCACATCCCAGTCCTGGCCTGCAACATGGACCTGCTGTGGATGGCAGAGGCAAGAAATCCAAG GTTTGGACATGGCATGTTCCTGGTTTGCTTGGAGAGTTTGTACAAGAAAATCACCGGATATGATCTGAAGTATGAGGCTCTGATTGGTAAACCAAGTGTGGTGACGTATAACTACGCCGAGCTGCTGATCAGACAACAGGCGGAGACACTTGGCTGGAAGACACCTGTGAAGACGCTTTATGCTATAGG agacaaCCCTATGGCAGACATATATGGGGCCAACCTCTACAATCGCTACCTTCAGGCCTCTCGGCGTACCAAAGCCAAAGTGCAGGCCAAGAGCTGTGGAGGGGGAGCAGATCCCACCGCTGAAGCTGTCGACAGTAAAATGACAGCGACGGAAATGGGCGGCGCCGCCTACGGGTCCGAGGAGGAGCTCCCCGAGGGTTGCAGCTCCATCCTGGTTTGTACAGGGGTGTACAGCAGAGACCAGGAGGAGCTGCCTTCAGACCCAGCGCAAACGGTCACTGAGCAGCGCATCTTCCATGGCCACAGGGACTTCCGCTTCGACCCCACCCTCACACAGCCCTCCTTCGTGGTGCAGGATGTGAAGGAGGCAGTGGAGCTGGTTTTCCAGCAGGAGGGCTGGCCTTTGGTATAG
- the LOC105922631 gene encoding ras-related protein Rab-19 produces MQWCKWAGNWRSHLPRQSAEPDVEDSFDFLFKIVLVGDSDVGKTCMVQRFKSGIFIEKQQNTIGVDFTVRTLDIDGKKVKMQVWDTAGQERFRTITQSYYRSAHGAMVAYDISRRSTFESVPHWIREVEQYGAASVVVILIGNKSDLHAQRQVLFEDACTLAEKNSLLAALETSAKEAQNIDAAFILMARELLARNGMTIAGQNSHCPSQFMLSDSSHPIQATVSDDKKCGC; encoded by the exons ATGCAGTGGTGCAAGTGGGCTGGGAACTGGAGGTCACATTTGCCAAGACAG TCTGCAGAGCCAGATGTTGAGGACTCCTttgactttctttttaaaatcgtCCTGGTCGGGGACTCGGATGTTGGAAAGACCTGTATGGTGCAGCGGTTCAAGTCGGGTATATTCATAGAGAAGCAGCAGAACACCATCGGGGTCGACTTCACTGTTCGAACCCTGGACATTGATGGAAAAAAAGTGAAG ATGCAGGTGTGGGACACTGCCGGACAGGAGCGTTTCCGCACCATAACACAGAGCTACTACCGCAGTGCCCACGGAGCCATGGTGGCTTATGATATCAGCCGCCGCAGCACATTCGAATCTGTTCCCCACTGGATCAGGGAGGTGGAGCAGTACGGAGCAGCCAGCGTGGTAGTGATACTTATTG GTAACAAGTCGGACCTCCACGCTCAGAGACAGGTGCTGTTCGAGGACGCGTGCACGCTGGCCGAAAAGAACAGCCTACTGGCCGCTCTGGAGACGTCAGCTAAGGAGGCCCAGAACATAGACGCCGCCTTCATCCTCATGGCTCGGGAGCTGCTGGCACGCAACGGCATGACCATCGCTGGGCAGAACTCTCATTGCCCTTCCCAGTTCATGCTGAGCGACAGCTCGCACCCAATTCAAGCCACCGTTTCTGACGATAAAAAGTGTGGGTGCTGA